ACCCGATAAGATAAAACATGGCAATAAAAAGGAGGCCAAGAATAAGGGCAAAAGCAAGCCAAGGTGGTGGCTCATTTAAGTTTAGTCCATTGGAAAAAGGCTTAAAAAGAATTATGCCAAGTAAACTGGCTGCCAAATAATTCAGAGTTATAAGGGAGTGCAGATTGCACTTATAATTTTTTGCAATTCGAAAAATTACATAAATCAGCGAGGAGGAAATTATGCATGCGACAAGGTAAATCATCCGGGCAAAAAAAAGGCAGGCTTTAGGCCTGCCATTATTACATTTTTAATTTCTTTTCGATGTCTTCAACAAACTGTCGGAAATTTTTATCGGTATCTTTTAGGTTGTTTACTGTTTTGCAGGCATGAAGCACGGTAGCGTGGTCTTTGCTTCCTATTTGTGCTCCAATACTTGCCAGCGAATATTTTGTTAAACTTTTAGAGAAATACATGGCTATTTGCCGGGCCTGAACAATCTCGCGTTTGCGTGTTTTGGTTTGTAAGGCATCAACAGGCATGTTAAAATAGTCGCATACTACTTTCGAGATGTACTCGATTGATAGCTCGCGTTTCGAGTTTTTAACCAGTTTGGTAATCAACTTGGCTGCCAGCTCCAGTGTAATTTCTCGCTTATTAAGCATCGATTGAGCTAATAACGATACCAATGCTCCTTCGAGTTCGCGCACGTTATTGGTTACATGCGATGCGATGTATTCCAGTACTTCTTCCGAAAGGCTTATCCCGTCTTTGTAAATCTTCCGGCGTAAAATTTCCATTCGTGTTTCAAAATCGGGCGTTTGCAAGTCGGCAGTTAGTCCCCATTTAAAACGGGAAAGCAAACGTTGTTCCATGCCTTTAAGTTCAATAGGAGGCTTATCAGATGTAAGGATAAGCTGTTTGCCCATTTGGTGTAGATGGTTAAAGATATGGAAGAAGGTTTCCTGGGTTTTTTCTTTACCGGCAAATTCATGAACATCGTCAAGAATAAGTACATCAACCATTTGGTAGAAATGTAAAAAGTCGTTGCGGTTATTGTTTCGCGTTGCTTCGGTAAATTGGGTCTGAAATTTATTTGCGTTGACGTAAAGTACTACTTTGTCCGGAAAATTTTCTTTTACTTCAATTCCGATGGCTTGTGAAAGGTGTGTTTTTCCCAATCCTGAATTTCCATAAATCATTAATGGATTAAATGCTGTTCCGCCAGGATTTTGGGCAACAGCATAACCGGCGCTACGTGCCAAACGGTTACAATCTCCTTCAACAAAATTTTCAAAAGTGTTGTCAGGTTTCAACTGCGGATCAATTTGTAGTTTTTGTATACCCGGAATTATAAACGGATTTTTTATTGTAGCCTTTTCTTCTGTTTTAAGTGGCACAGTAAGCGGTTTGTTTTGAATTTTATTGTTGTTATTGGTTGGGTAACTAACCGTGTATGGCTCAGTACTGTTTTTATTGCTCAGCACAACATTATACTCAAGCTTAGCGCCATTACCTAAAACCATTCGAAGTGTTTTGCGCATAATATCAATAAATTGCTCTTCGAGGTATTCGTAAAAAAAGGCGCTTGGAACTTGTATTGTTAATACTTTGTTTTCCAATTTTACTGGTTCTATTGGCTCGAACCAGGTTTTAAAGCTGCTGCTAGGAACGTTATCTTTAATAACGTTAAGGCATTTTTCCCATGCAGTTTTGTATTCGTTGTTCATTTACAATTGCTGGATAATGAGGTTCTACAAATTTTTTCCCTAGTGGTATTCCGAAAGCAAAATTTGCGAAAAAAAAGTGAAAAAAAAAATCACATTTCTATTGTAATTATAACAAATGTCATATAGTTTTCTTTTTCAGGCATTTAAAATTCTGTTTTTTTTCAATAAACGTAAGTTGTTGATAATTAGAGGTTTGATTTTAAGTTGTTGACTGATAGTATGATAACTGTTAGGGTCTGGTGGGGTAGATTTTGAGGCTGGTCGTACTATTAACAATTTATAGTTAATTACCGGAGTTGTTTTAATGCTTTTTCTAATTTTATCAACTTCCCTTTTTTAAAGGCAACAATGTTTGATTCGGGGAATTGGTGACGCAATTCATTGTGGATTTTTTCTATTTCAGAATAGGTGTTGCTTGCACCCGTGAGATAAGAATATACATTTCCTGCGAAATACTCTTCCACATCTTTGATTGCGTTAAAAACTTCGGCATCGGTTCCCAGTTTTGTTTTGGTAGAAAGTAGATGAACCTTAAAAATAATTTCTTTTGCCGAAGCATCATCTTTGGTATTAATGTATACATCTTTTCCAAAATCGAAAGCAGAAACCTGCAGGTACCGTTTGGGATTTTGCTGAATATCGCCAATTAAAAACCCAAGGTTTTCCGACATGGTGTTAATAGACTGGTACAATTCATCATCGTTAAGCAGAAGACCTGCGGAGTTGTCGTCGCTGTTTAGTTTCTCAAGTATGCCAAGCATTTCTTCCGAGGCCGTGGCCAGGTTATTTAAAACCGGTGTAACCGAAATAGTGGCAAGCGTATCGGTAAAGCTGTTTAGGTTTTGTATGGTGGCTTCAAAGGCAGCCGCATTGTTTTTAAAGGTTGCAGTTAATTCTTCAATATTTGATACAATATTTTTTACATTCTCTTTTTCAGAGGCCATAATTTCCTGAAGGTCGGAAGTAGTGGCTTCAATATTTTCTACTGTTTGGTTAATTTTTGCAAAACTTGTAGTCAGGTTCTTTCGGGCATCTTCATTAAAAATTACCGTAAGTACTGTTATTGCCGAGTCTACGGTGCTCAATAATTCTTCGGCTTTGGTTTTTAGCGGGAGCACCTGCATGCTCACCTGGTCCTTTAATCCGGCTTCAATGGAACCCTTAATGGTATCGTTCGATTGATAGAATTCTTTATCCTTGCTGTAAATAATTTCAATAGAGCGTGTTCCCATAATATCGCTGCTTACAATACGGGCGGTTGAATTTACCGGGATTTTAAAACTGGAATTAACAGAGAAACTTACAATTAAACGGCCGCTGTTGTCGGGAGCAAACTGTACATCGGTAACTTGTCCGATCTGGTAGCCATTTAGTGTAATCTTATTCGATTTAACAAGGCCATCAACGCGGTTGTAATACACGTGGTAATAGTCGTTTCGTTTAAAAATGTCGTTGCCTTTAAGGTAGCTAAGCCCCCAAATAAGAATGGCTAACGAAAAAACTATTAATATTCCCAGCTTGGTGTATTTTGAATTTTTCATCTGTTTTTATTAAACGTTTAACAGGTAACAGAAAGAATTTGTTATATCAGCAGGCGAGCTATTGTTTGCGTATTGCCCCGGGTCTTTTGCTACTCTGGAATTTTTTCATCGCTCTTTTGTGGTCGAAAAATAAGATTTTAATGTAAAATTAGCCAATTAAGAACTGATTTATCAAGGCTCAAGCAGCTTTTTTACAGAAATTAACTTATTGTTGCGAAAAGCTACAACAAATGCATTCGGGTATTTTGCCTCAATTCTGTTCCTTTCTTCCTCCGCTGTTTCAATCGTATTAAATTTTCCGGAGAAATAGCGATGGAGTCCGGAACCCTCCACGCTAAATATTTGCGTTTCACCATTAAAGTTTTTCGGAGTAGTTTCCAGTTTTCGGCTTAAGGCAAGAATTTGTACTGAATAAAAAACATTTTCTTGCGGTATGGTCTGAGAGGCTTCTTGTGTTGGTGGTGCTGCTGTTGTTTTTGTTTCAGAAGCATTACCGGGAACTGCTGTTACCGAACTTTCGGCTTGTGGTTCTGCTGGAGCATTGGTTACCAGATGAAAGCTGCTACGCTGTTCAATTTCCGACTTATAGTCTCTGAATGCTCTGAAAATTGCATAAGCAAGTCGTGTTCTGCCTGCTTCGCTTGTGAGGAAGCCCCGCTCTTTGGCATGACTTATAAATCCGGTTTCAATTAAAACACTGGGCATTGTTGTTTGGCGCAATACCAGAAAACCCGCCATTTTTACACTTCTGTCGAGGCGTTTGGCATAGGTTCTAAATTCGTTTTGTATGCCCGAAGCCAGCATTACACTTTGCCCCTGGTACTCTTCCTGCATGGTTTCAAACATGATATACGATTCCGGCTGATTGGGATCGAAGCCTTCGTAGGTTGTGTTGTAATCGTCTTCTAAAAGAATTACGGCATTTTCCTTTTTGGCTACTTCAAGGTTATCATCGTTTCGGTGCAAACCCAATACAAAAGTTTCGGTACCTTGCACACTGCTGGCATCAACTGCATTCACATGAATGGATATAAACAAATCGGCATCGTTTTTATTGGCAATATCTGCCCGTTTGTATAAGGGCACAAAAACATCTTTCGATCGGGTGTAAACCACTTTAACATCGGGGTAATTATCTTTTATCGTTGTGCCCAGTTTTAGTGCAATATCAAGAACAATATCTTTTTCAACGGCGTTACCAACCAAAGCTCCCGGGTCTCTGCCTCCATGTCCCGGGTCGATTACAACTACCGAGATACCTTCTTTTTTATCAGATGCATTTAGGGCAAGGGTCGTTTTATTTATCAACAAAATAAAAAGACTATAAATAAGAAGAAAACAGGTATGTTGCCAATGTCTCATATAAGTTCTTAAACCTTGATTATTAATATAAACTCGCATTCCGTTGCGATTCGTATATAATCGTTTAACATTCTTTTCTCAAAGCCTATTCACAGGCTCTGCGTGTAAAAATAGAAATATTAGCATTATTTTACATTTAATAGCACATTTGTAACCTCCATATTTTTATTTTTGTGCAGCCAAAGTAGATTTGAAACGCAGAAAACATTTTGTATAAACTATTCATCACATATTTATTCCTGGTAACTCCTTTTTTGATTTTAGCTCAGGAACCGACTATTAGCGTCGCTTCAGAGCAACAACAATTGTCGGATACAATAGTCTCCGAATTTTACGTACTGCAGGATACCCTTTTGTCTGACAGTACCGGAATTGATTCGTTGAGTGGAGTAAAAGAGGAGAAACCTGTTATTGATGAACCGATAGATTATGCGTCGACAGATTCGATGATTGTTTCGTTAGACGGGCAGAAAGTATACCTGTATAACGAAGCAAAGGTGAAATACCAAAACATTGAACTGGAAGCCTACTATATTGAGCTTGATTTGGAAACCAAAGAGATTTATGCAGAAGGGGTACGTGACTCGTTGGGAGAGATGACCCAAAAACCCATTTTCAGACAGGGATCAGAAGAATACGAGTCAGAAACGATGCGCTATAACTTCGAATCGGAAAAAGCTTTTATTACCAAAGTAGTTTCGGCGCAGGGCGAAGGTTTTATACACAGCGACCGCACAAAAAAAATTGGCGAAGAAGTGTTTATAACCAAAGATGCCAAATATACCACCTGCGATGCCGATCATCCGCATTTTTACCTGCATTTAACAAAAGCCAAAGTGGTATCAAACGAAAAAATTATTACCGGGCCGGCTTACATGGTTTTAGAGGATTTTCCGATCTATTTTCCCATTCTTCCGTTTGGTTACTTTCCTAATTCGCCAACCTATTCGTCGGGTATTTTAATTCCGAAATACGGTGAAGAGCAAAACCGTGGTTTCTTTTTGCGCGATGGTGGTTATTACTGGGCTGCAAGCGATTATTTCGATTTGGCTGTTCAGGGTGATATTTACTCAAAAGGATCGTGGGGAACACGCATTAAAACCAATTACAAGAAACGTTACAAATTTGGTGGTAACTTTGGTTTTGAATATGCCAAAAATAAGTATGGCGAGAAAGGTTTGGATACCTACTCGGAGGCAACACAATATAAAATATTGTGGTCGCATTCGCAAGACTCAAAAGCCAATCCTAACCAAACTTTTTCGGCCAGTGTAAACATTTCGTCGAGCGGTTACGATAAGCAAAACGCTTACGATATGAATGATTACCTTACCACCACAAAATCGTCGAGTATTTCGTATTCGCGCAAGTTTGAAAATACACCTTTTAATATGTCGATGAACCTGAGGCATTCGCAAAATACGAAAGACAGTACCATGTCCTTGTCGTTGCCCGAAATGACTTTTAGCATGGCTAAGGTATACCCGTTCAGAAAAAAGAACCGCAGCGGAAAAATTAAGTTCTACGAGAAATTTGGTATAAATTACACGGCCAACTTTAAAAACTCTATAACGGCCAAAGAAGATGAAATTTTGAGTAGCTCTTTTGCCACCGACTGGAAAAATGGTTTACGCCACAATCTACCCATTTCATTTCCGAGCTTTAACCTTTTTAAGTACGTTAATTTTAGCCCCGGTATTAGCTACAACGAAAAGTGGTATTTTAAAAAATACAATTACAACTACGTAGCAGGAGGCGATTTTCCCAACAATCCATCGTCGATACCTGATAATATTCAGATTGATACCATAACAGGATTAAATCGTGTGTACGATTATTCTTACAGTGTGAGTGCCTCAACAAATATTTACGGGATGTATATTCCCCGTAATCCCAATTCAAAAGTTAAAGGAATACGGCATAAGATGACTCCTTCGGTTTCGTTTAGCTACAAACCCGATTTTGGCGATGAACGCTTTGGCTATTGGCAGGAGGTGCAAATCGACTCGCTTGGAAATACCAATTTTTATGACACTAACCTTGGAGGAATTTATGGTGGTTCGCCGGGCAGGGGCGAGTCGGGTGCTATTTCGTTCTCGGTAACCAACAACCTTGAAATGAAAAAGCTGGATACCCGCGATTCGACAAAAACCGATGAAGAACAAAAATTCAGAAAAGTAAAATTGATAGATAACCTGAGCATTGCCTCGTCGTACAACCTGATTGCCGATTCGTTAAACCTTTCGCCGTTTAGCATTAGAGCGCGTACAACGGTTGCCGGAGTAAGCATTAATCTCGGAACAACACTCGACCCATACATGGTAAACGAAAATTATCGAAGAATTCATAAATATGCCTGGAACGAACGCAGTGGCCTGGGAAAACTCGGACGGGTGACACGTGCCAATCTTTCGTTTGGGATGAATTTTAAATCGAAAGATAAAAAGAAGCCGGGAGAAAATAAGGAAGGGCAGGATGATGCTCCTTTACCCGATGATGCCATGTTACCCATTTACGATAATTACGTTGACTTTAGTATGCCCTGGGATTTTGGTTTTGATTACAGTTTAAATTATACCGGGCCTTCGTCGGCGTACCCCGATGGCAGAGTAACTCAAACACTTGGCTTGCGCGGAAATGTTAGCATTACTGATAAATGGAAACTGAGCGCAATGACCAATTTCGATATTCAGGAACAGGAATTTGCTTTAACCTCGTTCCGCTTAAACCGCGATTTGCATTGTTGGAACATGGCCTTTAATTTTGTTCCTTTTGGTTACCGAAAAAGTTACAGTTTTACCATCAGTGCCTCATCTTCAATGTTACAGGATTTGAAAATTCAGAAACAGCAAAGCCACTACGACAACTTTGAATTTTAATAGTAGTCTCGCTCTGAAAGCACATGTGTTTAAAGTTATAGAGTAGTGGATTTACAAAAAAGAAGAGTCCTGTTCCCACCGGCTGAAAACGATGGTTTTTCCGGCTTTTTATTAAAACCAAACTGTTTTCGGGCTTGAGAATTGGCCCAGATCTTCTATCTTCACATAAAATAACTGAATAGGAAACCTGTATGAAGTTTTTCATTCGAAAATTACAAAAACAGGAATGAATAAATTTTATTCGAGTACCATTTATGTACCATAGAAAACTAACAATTATAATACGATGAAACGAATTATTGCAACCGAAAATGCCCCTGCCGCAATTGGACCTTACAGTCAGGCGGTTGAAGTTAACGGAACACTTTATATTTCGGGGCAGGTACCTCTGGTGCCGGAAACCATGAAAGTTATTGAGGGGGGCATTGGCGAACAAACCGAACAGGTAATGAAAAACATTGAAGCCATTTTAACGGCAGCAGGATACACCTTTGCCGACGTGGTAAAATCGACTTGTCTGTTAAGCGACATGGCCAATTTTAAAGCCATGAACGAAGTATATGGAAAATATTGCAAGCAGAATGCGCCAGCCAGGGCTGCATTTGCCGTAAAAGAATTGCCGCTGGGTGTTCTAGTTGAGATTGAAACCATTGCGGTAAAATAATCAAACATTCTAATTTCAGTAAAAACATCTTGTAATGCCTTTCGATAAGAAATGAACGACCTTATTCGATTTAAAAAACTGGAAGAGCAAGATTTGAAGCTCGTTGCTGAAATATACAATTATTATATCGAGCATTCTACTGCAACATTTCATACTACACGGGTTAAGGAGGTTGATTTACAACAGCTGATTCCTTTGGGTCATGGCAAATATGTTTCGTTCCTGATTTATTATAACGATGTTGTGGCCGGGTACTGCTACCTTGGGCAATACAAAAACAGGCCGGCATACGATCGCACCGCTGAAGTTACCATTTATCTGCATCACGCCTTTTGGGGCAAAGGCATTGCCCGTAAGGCTATGCTGCATCTTGAAAAGGTGGCCCGGGAAAAAAATATTTGTGTGTTGCTCGGAATTATTACGGGCGAAAATGTGCCAAGTGTAAAGTTGTTTGAGCGAATGGGCTACGAAAAATGTGCCCATTTTAAGCAGATAGGCGAGAAGTTTGGCCGCTTGCTCGATGTGGTGGCCTATCAAAAACTGATAGACTTATAAATTTTTTTATCTGCAAATCCTGCGAATTATAACGGTTGGCAAATGAAAGAGCCAATTGGTAGAATACAAATTAGTGCGATTGATGCAATTGCAGATACGTTTAAAACAAAATAAAAAGGGTTTCCGTTTTGGAAACCCTTTTACCGTTTTTAGTATTGTGTGTGCAAAAATATGCTTATTCCGCAACAACTTCAAATTCAATTTCAACCACCACTTCTTTGTGCAGTTTAATTTTAGCTGTATGGGTACCAACTTCTTTGATGCTGTCTTCAGGAATAGAAATCTGTTTGCGGTCGATTTCAAATCCTTTTTTGTTAATTGCTTCAGCCAATTGAATGGTGTTAACCGAACCAAAGATTTTGCCTGAAGTACTTGTTTTAGCACCAATCGAAATTTTCTTGGCAACAATTTGCTCTGCAATTTTTGTTGCTTCTTCTTTCAACTTAGCCTCTTTGTGCGCACGTTGTTTAATGTTTTCGGCCAAAACTTTTTTAGCCGACTCGGTAGCAACAACAGCTTTTTTCTGAGGAATCAGAAAGTTACGACCGTAACCATCTTTAACCTCAACAATATCGTCTTTGCTTCCTAAACGCTCTACGTCTTGTAATAATATAATTTCCATTTCAAGTCCTCCTCTTATTTCATCATGTCGGTTACAAATGGTAACAAAGCAATTTGGCGGGCACGTTTTACAGCCTGGCCAACTTTGCGTTGGTACTTTAACGAAGTTCCGGTAATACGACGAGGTAAAATTTTACCTTGTTCGTTCAGGAATTTTTTCAAAAACTCAGGGTCTTTGTAATCCACATATTTGATTCCGTTCTTCTTGAAACGGCAATATTTTTTCTTTTTGATTTCTACTGACGGTGGAGTCAGGTATCTGATTTCACTTCCTTGTGCCATGGTTTAATCCTCCTTTTTTTCTGTTTTTTCTTTCTGAAGTTTTCTTCTCTTCTCGCTGTATGCAACCGCATACTTGTCGAGTTTTACAGTCATGAAACGGATAACGCGCTCGTCGCGACGGAAATCGGTTTCCATTTTTGTAATAAATGCAGGATCGGCTTTAAATTCAAATAAGTGATAAAAGCCAGTAGATTTTTTCTGAATTGGGTAAGCCAGTTTTTTCATTCCCCAATTTTCTTCATGAAGCATCTCACCTCCGTTGTCTTTGATGAGATCTCTGAATTTGTTTACCGCTTCCTTTACCTGTGGCTCAGATAAAACGGGAGTACAAATGAAAACGGTTTCGTACTGATTCAACATAATCATCTAATTTTTAAATTATTAAATATAATATCCAAAATTTTGGACGCGCAAAAATAGAAATAAATTGTTATTTATCAAACAGTTTGGGGTTTTTTCGAGAATATAATTGAATTGTTAAGGGAGTTTCGGTTTTGCTGTCATTTCGAACGAAGAAAGAAATCTGTTTGTGTAAGCTGTTAATGCAACAGATTTCTCACAACGTTCGATATGACAATCTTACTACTTTCTTTCTTAAAGCGGTATATTCCCATGTTTTTTTGGCGGATTCGACATGCGTTTATTTGAAGTCATATCCAAAGCATCGATTACTTTCCTTCGGGTTTCACGCGGGTGAATAATTTCATCGATATACCCCAGCGAAGCAGCTTTATACGGATTGGCAAATTTATCGCGGTAATCCTGTACTTTGGCCGCTTTCTCTTCATCGGTCATTTTTTCGCGATGGATTATATTTATTGCACCTTCGGGGCCCATAACCGCAATTTCGGCAGTTGGGTAAGCCAGGTTTACGTCGCCACCAATGTGCTTACTCGACATAACATCGTAGGCACCACCATAGGCCTTGCGGGTAATTACGGTAACTTTTGGTACGGTAGCTTCCGAGAAGGCATACAGTAATTTTGCACCGTGTTTAATTATACCACCAAATTCTTGTCCGGTACCGGGTAAAAAGCCGGGTACGTCAACAAAAGTTACCAGCGGCAGGTTAAAAGCATCGCAAAAGCGCACAAAGCGTGCAGCTTTAACCGATGAATTAATATCGAGCACTCCGGCAAGGTGAGCCGGTTGGTTGGCCACAATTCCCACGGGGCGTCCTGCAAAACGGGCAAAACCAACAATTATGTTTTGTGCATATTGCGGTTGCACTTCCAGAAAATGTTTGTTGTCTATCACATTCTGGATGATATCGTGCATGTCGTAAGGTTTATTGGGGTCGGCCGGTACAATTTCCTGCAATTCCTCAATAATTCGGTCTGATGGGTCGATGGTTGGTTTTACCGGAGGATCTTCCAGGTTGTTTGATGGAAGAAAACTCAGCAACTCACGCACCATCATAAGTGTTTGGTCTTCGTCGTTTCCGGTAAAATGAGCAACACCACTTTTCGAGCTGTGTGTATGTGCACCTCCCAGTTCCTCTTTTGTTACATCTTCGTGGGTTACTGTTTTAATAACTTCGGGGCCGGTTACAAACATGTGGCTTTTTTCGTTCACCATAAAAATAAAGTCGGTGAGGGCAGGAGAGTACACTGCTCCGCCGGCACAAGGGCCAAGTATTGCCGAAATTTGCGGAATAACGCCTGATGATACCACATTGTTATAAAAGATGTCGGCATAACCGGCAAGACTCTCAACACCCTCTTGTATACGAGCACCTCCCGAATCGTTTAAGCCAACCAAAGGAGCACCCATTTTTAGAGCGAGTTCCTGAATTTTTACAATTTTATCGGCATTGGCACGGCTTAGCGAACCTCCGAATACGGTAAAATCCTGGGCAAAAACATAAACCAGTCGTCCGTTTACTTTCCCATATCCCGAAATTAAACCATCACCCAATACTTTTTTGGCTTCCATGCCAAAGTCGTAGTTACGGTGGGTCATTAATTTGTCAATTTCGGTAAAAGTACCCGGGTCGAGTAGTTGAAGAATGCGTTCGCGGGCTGTTTTTTTGCCTGCAGCATGTTGTTTTTCAATTCGTTCCTGGCCTCCACCCAGTTCTGCCTGGGCATTAAAAATTTCAAGCTGTTTGTATTTTGCTTTTAAATCCATTTTTTTTCTTTTAATCCAATTCAATCAAAACCTGGTTGCTGTCAATGGTATCCTGATTTTTAACATTTACTTTTTTTACAGTTCCGTCTTTGGGAGCTTTGTATTCGCTTTCCATTTTCATGGCAGAAATAATAATAACAGTGTCGCCTTCTTTTACTGTATCGCCTTCTTTAACCAAAATATTAACAACCTTTCCGGGCATGGGCGAAGAAATCTTGTTGTCTCCCTGTCCAGCTCCGTTCGCATTTCTGTTTTGTAAATATCTTGCTTCTGCATCAATCACTTCCACCTCGAAATTATCGTAAAGGGTGTAGGCGGTGTATTTTTTCGGAGTTGCTTCAGGTACCAGTTCAATATTGTACGAATGCCCGCTTTCAAGTATTGAAAAAGTTCCGTCAGCTGTGTGCATAAGGTCAACATTGTAGACTTTTCCGTCTACTTCTATTTCCAAAATGTTTCCATCTTGTTTTAGCAAATTGACCCATGCCAGTCTATCGCCAATTTTAATTTCAACAGCCATATTTATAGTTTAAAAATGATTTACGTATGGGATTTTTTTCCAGCGACTTTGTGCCGGAACAAATTCTTTATGTACTTCTTCAGTACTTCCTAATTTATCAAGGTAATCAATAAAAGCCGCAATAATAACCATGTCTTCAGGGTTGTCTTTTGTTGCTTTCGATAGTAATTGTTCCTGATTTTTTTCAATAAAATGTGTGTCGTAATTTCCTGAAATAAAATTTTTGTTGTTCATTACGCGTTCGAGCATTTTTATTGAGGTTTTTACACCGGTTATTTTGTATTCGTACAAAGCTCTGCGCATTCGGGCGATGGCTTCGTCGCGGGTTTTTCCCCAAACAATTAATTTTGAAATCATTGGGTCGTAATAAATAGGTATTTCGTAGCCTTCGTAAACGTAGCCGTCGGTACGAACCCCCAAACCCAGTGGTGCCGAAATTTTATGAACCTTGCCGGCACTGGGCATAAAATTATTATCCGGATCTTCCGCATAAACCCTGCACTCAATGGCATGCCCCTTTTGTTTTAAATCGCTTTGGCCAAATTCGAGTTTACGGCCTTCTGCAACATAAATTTGTTGTTTTACCAAATCAATTCCGGTAACTCGCTCTGTAATCGGGTGCTCAACCTGCAGGCGCGTGTTCATTTCCAGAAAATAATAATTTAGGTCGTTGTCAACCAAAAACTCAATGGTACCTGCCCCTACGTAATTAACAGCTTTGGCAGCTTCTACGGCCGCTTTGCCCATTTCGTCGCGCAGTTCCTGTGTCATCAGTGGAGACGGTGTTTCTTCAATCATTTTCTGGTGACGTCGCTGCACAGAACATTCGCGTTCAAACAGGTGTACGGTATTTCCGTGTTGGTCGGCCAAAATCTGAAACTCGA
Above is a genomic segment from uncultured Draconibacterium sp. containing:
- the rplI gene encoding 50S ribosomal protein L9; the protein is MEIILLQDVERLGSKDDIVEVKDGYGRNFLIPQKKAVVATESAKKVLAENIKQRAHKEAKLKEEATKIAEQIVAKKISIGAKTSTSGKIFGSVNTIQLAEAINKKGFEIDRKQISIPEDSIKEVGTHTAKIKLHKEVVVEIEFEVVAE
- the rpsR gene encoding 30S ribosomal protein S18; this translates as MAQGSEIRYLTPPSVEIKKKKYCRFKKNGIKYVDYKDPEFLKKFLNEQGKILPRRITGTSLKYQRKVGQAVKRARQIALLPFVTDMMK
- the rpsF gene encoding 30S ribosomal protein S6, with product MLNQYETVFICTPVLSEPQVKEAVNKFRDLIKDNGGEMLHEENWGMKKLAYPIQKKSTGFYHLFEFKADPAFITKMETDFRRDERVIRFMTVKLDKYAVAYSEKRRKLQKEKTEKKED
- a CDS encoding acyl-CoA carboxylase subunit beta, which translates into the protein MDLKAKYKQLEIFNAQAELGGGQERIEKQHAAGKKTARERILQLLDPGTFTEIDKLMTHRNYDFGMEAKKVLGDGLISGYGKVNGRLVYVFAQDFTVFGGSLSRANADKIVKIQELALKMGAPLVGLNDSGGARIQEGVESLAGYADIFYNNVVSSGVIPQISAILGPCAGGAVYSPALTDFIFMVNEKSHMFVTGPEVIKTVTHEDVTKEELGGAHTHSSKSGVAHFTGNDEDQTLMMVRELLSFLPSNNLEDPPVKPTIDPSDRIIEELQEIVPADPNKPYDMHDIIQNVIDNKHFLEVQPQYAQNIIVGFARFAGRPVGIVANQPAHLAGVLDINSSVKAARFVRFCDAFNLPLVTFVDVPGFLPGTGQEFGGIIKHGAKLLYAFSEATVPKVTVITRKAYGGAYDVMSSKHIGGDVNLAYPTAEIAVMGPEGAINIIHREKMTDEEKAAKVQDYRDKFANPYKAASLGYIDEIIHPRETRRKVIDALDMTSNKRMSNPPKKHGNIPL
- a CDS encoding biotin/lipoyl-containing protein codes for the protein MAVEIKIGDRLAWVNLLKQDGNILEIEVDGKVYNVDLMHTADGTFSILESGHSYNIELVPEATPKKYTAYTLYDNFEVEVIDAEARYLQNRNANGAGQGDNKISSPMPGKVVNILVKEGDTVKEGDTVIIISAMKMESEYKAPKDGTVKKVNVKNQDTIDSNQVLIELD
- the accC gene encoding acetyl-CoA carboxylase biotin carboxylase subunit, with the protein product MNKIKKILIANRGEIAIRVMRTCRELDIETVAIYSEADRTSLHVRYSHEAYYVGKAPSSESYLNVDKIIEIAKESGADAIHPGYGFLSENAEFARRCTNEGIIFIGPSPEVIIQMGDKIQARDAMTKAGIPVVPGTDGEIKTEDEALEVIKSIGLPVMIKASAGGGGKGMRLVKNESEVVSAVRAARSEAKAAFGDDAVYIEKYITSPHHIEFQILADQHGNTVHLFERECSVQRRHQKMIEETPSPLMTQELRDEMGKAAVEAAKAVNYVGAGTIEFLVDNDLNYYFLEMNTRLQVEHPITERVTGIDLVKQQIYVAEGRKLEFGQSDLKQKGHAIECRVYAEDPDNNFMPSAGKVHKISAPLGLGVRTDGYVYEGYEIPIYYDPMISKLIVWGKTRDEAIARMRRALYEYKITGVKTSIKMLERVMNNKNFISGNYDTHFIEKNQEQLLSKATKDNPEDMVIIAAFIDYLDKLGSTEEVHKEFVPAQSRWKKIPYVNHF